One Osmerus mordax isolate fOsmMor3 chromosome 16, fOsmMor3.pri, whole genome shotgun sequence genomic window carries:
- the ankrd12 gene encoding ankyrin repeat domain-containing protein 12 isoform X1 has protein sequence MAKPGSDRDGAMVDKQAGKKSKDKISPFTKTPKLDRSEVLGKEGKPKSSMKRKLSFTASPPRAEERDSDTDDSDPGQSSETWGERLVPPCRIYADKDGPDKKKVKKESGSKKSSASANLLFGYPLSERKQMALLMQMTARDNSPDSTPSHPSQTPPVQKKAPSSTTSRQKDKVNKRNERGETPLHMAAIRGDAKQVKELISLGADVNVKDFAGWTPLHEACNLGYYDVAKVLLAAGAEVNTQGLDDDTPLHDASSSGHKNILKLLLRHGGNAFQANKRGERPVDVADSLELEQLLKGEVPLSDSEDSSSGKQETRRALDLSCFISSSLPQKKESEDPPSVNPSSVDDDIMEDSDADKDSDDKQTTVKASSSMSGLDEYEFKDEEEEEDLSKALNDRHILRRELRQREKEEKERNHFTAKQSSKGDASGQSSKSKKQRTQRVLCCSSDSSSDEMENPSERRSSPTCSQSSDARSKKDNLSLPAEQRDKGKMKRKSKSLSKNKENQEDGKENSKALVFSVATVTESTDKSRDEDSFKMSFSPKDDSSVHLFHLSSVKSPKVNHSLIDKQSTPLKQENAKMCLAIGEGPCQVDAVKYNHYTEQDYCTESTSSKGCKHKEKSKHHQKDLNVDGEDGGSSPYKEVGMSNSVDSGDGALRKTDKDGKVVKKHKIKYKEKDKHRREYEAERSRHRQKEGRKDGHRNLEFDREFWKENFFKSDENDEPLPVKKEPDGGGSPQKTLDASPVKEERGPKDKHSGGGKDKRPREEKDKALKKERKEFAGKEERGKDARQSERDERPDCHGSGRIPEESLHNTSMKEEPEDKPITGITADQDQLESSEKGSREKYDKRLPVKEKEAEKFEKRHPDKEKKVKVEHSEKSEPQNVMDRLKEKERIAGSLSHLPGDKNHRESEKLRSIPKKHDESKKIKDKDRKSDRERQEREYSAGEHREKDRTSSDKRGKPPEKTIDHSKSDRSKEKECEKKRKDKMKESSSSSSSNLKLLLEEKKGYVSESGRSVSTKTKEEVIRTPEKERDRRDRDREKDSERHRDRDKERHRDRSQPGKVSKSKPNEAEGDRAKSKSSPATRDSRPKEKRLVNDDLMQTSFERMLSLKDQEIEQWHRKHLEKIKQKERERMKQRPSTTDPGKVKSKDKAKTEPCMSKELLRSKSSESSEPHGREKPLKDSATSRTLSLDGKSLSAVSGKVIAGMENSLSRSPRPESERSGLMSRSVSMVSVASSEDSCQATTLTPRPVEYDSDLTLEASDSQPPFLQSSLVLQATRSPVVQDKDISLPDATQCHRTPLPSRHTSPYLRAILDEDANSASVEGKPFESLPKAIVPGHTNEEPVNAHTSEISADTEESHSGHNLTPPNILSAKSDVDANSESEVNIPGVLPPQASAFRDVKEPLLPLISFSQSDVPQPVVEHKGSPPTDHLQVQVVKCVPTDGSVDGECTLKDPPSVDVPLVSAASLSSQTPPSSNTKTSAQLSRQQNEATLNPSVEMFLPAEADVDPGLDQKDDTPPEGGTSSADSREVQELMESVPAGCRTERMSSPLPSTSTQMQGASSEESSPSKTTVEPTHAQEDMEMDSHDCKTSRDSSDVAGPCSNPQVDNGEHVRPPSSCLSSCVSPEHKTELMTDSDAQSMESRSRNAEVTTSEKENSSEEGIFIPESGPERAEPPCPEPMEVSAAEERPEPSGGGEQSQSGGQHAAHTDLSGSSASGSSSPQSGDRDSDSSGAKAKVRSLDEEMDMQVTHPRKRKMPRMSLSSSSSSSQACPTTQQGKDKSQQSLAAIVDSVKLEEIQPYQTERANPYYDFLHIRKKIEEKRKVLCSVIPQPPQYYDEYVTFNGSYLLDGNPLSKLCIPTITPPPSLPDQLKEMFKQQEVVRMKLRLQHSIEREKLIVSNEQEVLRVHYRAARTLANQTLPFSACTVLLDAEVYNMPQDVQASGMMSHSLESGDDGKTSVRDRFNARQFMSWLQDVDDKFDKLKTCLLMRQQHEAAALNAVQRLEWQLKLQELDPATYKSTSIFEISEFHIPLVEVNDDFDLTPI, from the exons ATGGCCAAACCTGGGAGCGACCGCGATGGAGCCATGGTGGACAAACAGGCGGGGAAGAAG AGCAAAGATAAGATATCCCCCTTCACCAAGACTCCGAAGCTGGATCGGAGCGAAGTTCTGGGGAAGGAGGGCAAACCCAAGTCTTCCATGAAGCGCAAGCTCTCCTTCACTGCCAGTCCGCCCCGAGCGGAGGAGCGAGACTCCGACACAG ATGACTCAGACCCAGGCCAGTCGAGTgagacctggggagagagattaGTGCCTCCCTGCAGGATATACGCAG ATAAAGATGGGCCTGACAAGAAGAAGGTGAAGAAGGAGTCTGGAAGTAAGAAGTCGTCAGCTTCCGCCAACTTATTGTTTGGCTACCCTCTGTCAGAGCGCAAGCAGATGGCCCTCCTGATGCAAATGACTGCGAGAGACAACAGCCCAG actcCACTCCGAGTCAcccctcccagacccccccagTGCAGAAGAAGGCCCCCAGCAGCACCACGTCCAGACAGAAGGACAAGGTCAACAAGAGGAACGAGCGCGGGGAGACGCCCCTGCACATGGCTGCCATCCGCGGCGACGCCAAGCAGGTCAAAGAGCTCATTAGCCTGGGCGCAGATGTCAACGTCAAGGACTTCGCAg GCTGGACTCCCCTTCATGAAGCGTGTAACCTTGGTTACTATGATGTGGCGAAGGTTCTTCTTGCGGCAGGCGCGGAGGTCAACACCCAGGGTCTGGATGATGACACACCCCTCCATGATGCCTCTAGCAGCGGACACAAAAAT ATCTTGAAGCTGCTGCTCCGCCACGGGGGCAATGCGTTCCAGGCCAACAAGCGTGGGGAGCGGCCGGTGGACGTGGCAGACTCcctggagctggagcagctgctgAAGGGAGAGGTCCCCCTGTCCGACTCGGAGGACAGCTCCTCAGGTAAGCAGGAAACAAGAAGGGCTCTGGACCTGTCCTGCttcatctcttcatctcttccacAGAAAAAAG AGTCTGAGGATCCTCCCTCTGTAAACCCCTCCAGTGTGGATGACGACATCATGGAGGACTCTGACGCCGATAAAGACTCCGATGACAAACAGACCACCGTCAAGGCCTCGTCTTCCATGTCAGGGCTGGATGAGTACGAGTTcaaggacgaggaagaggaggaggacctgaGCAAGGCCCTCAATGACCGGCACATCCTGAGGAGGGAGCTGCggcagagggaaaaggaggagaaggagaggaaccaTTTCACGGCCAAGCAGAGCAGCAAAGGCGACGCTTCTGGTCAGTCCAGCAAGTCCAAGAAGCAGAGGACGCAGCGCGTGCTGTGCTGCAGCTCGGACAGCTCTAGTGATGAGATGGAGAACccttcagagaggaggagctccCCTACCTGCTCCCAAAGCTCCGACGCCAGGAGTAAAAAGGACAACCTAAGCCTTCCAGCTGAACAGAGAGACAAGGGCAAAATGAAGAGGAAGAGTAAAAGCCTCAGCAAAAATAAGGAAAATCAAGAGGATGGCAAAGAGAACAGCAAAGCCCTTGTGTTCTCCGTCGCCACGGTGACAGAAAGCACAGACAAGAGCCGGGACGAAGACTCCTTCAAGATGTCCTTCAGCCCCAAGGATGATTCCTCCGTTCATCTCTTCCATCTGTCATCGGTGAAATCTCCCAAAGTGAACCACAGCCTGATCGACAAACAGTCCACGCCTCTCAAACAGGAAAATGCTAAAATGTGTCTCGCCATTGGGGAAGGCCCCTGTCAAGTGGACGCCGTCAAATATAACCACTACACGGAGCAGGACTACTGCACGGAAAGCACCAGCAGTAAAGGATGCAAACACAAGGAGAAGAGCAAGCATCATCAGAAAGACTTGAATGTGGACGGGGAAGATGGAGGCTCCAGTCCATATAAAGAAGTCGGCATGAGCAACAGCGTAGACAGCGGCGACGGTGCCTTAAGGAAGACCGACAAAGACGGCAAAGTGGTCAAAAAGCATAAAATCAAATACAAGGAGAAGGACAAGCATAGGAGGGAATATGAGGCCGAAAGGAGTCgccacagacagaaagagggcaGGAAGGACGGCCACAGGAATCTGGAGTTTGACAGGGAGTTTTGGAAAGAGAACTTTTTCAAAAGCGACGAGAACGATGAACCTCTGCCAGTGAAAAAGGAGCCGGACGGTGGCGGCTCTCCTCAGAAGACCTTGGACGCCTCTCCTGTTAAGGAAGAGCGGGGGCCGAAAGACAAGCACTCCGGTGGCGGCAAGGACAAGAGGCCGAGGGAGGAAAAAGACAAAGCTCTGAAAAAAGAGCGAAAGGAATTCGCCggtaaagaggagaggggaaaggacgcgaGGCAGAGCGAGCGTGACGAGAGGCCGGACTGCCACGGCTCAGGGCGGATTCCTGAGGAGTCGCTGCATAACACGAGTATGAAAGAGGAGCCGGAAGACAAACCCATAACTGGGATCACAGCTGATCAAGACCAGCTGGAATCCTCTGAAAAAGGCTCACGTGAGAAATATGACAAAAGGCTCCCTGTAAAGGAAAAGGAAGCTGAAAAGTTTGAGAAAAGGCATCCTGACAAGGAGAAGAAGGTCAAAGTCGAGCACTCTGAAAAATCGGAACCACAAAATGTAATGGATCGCCtgaaggaaaaggagagaattGCAGGCAGCTTGTCCCACTTACCTGGAGATAAAAATCATAGGGAAAGTGAAAAGCTTAGGTCTATTCCAAAGAAGCACGACGAAAGCAAGAAAATAAAGGACAAGGATAGAAAGAGTGACAGggagaggcaagagagagagtacagtgCGGGGGAACACAGAGAAAAAGACCGGACGAGCTCGGACAAGAGGGGAAAACCTCCAGAGAAGACAATAGATCACAGCAAATCTGACCGTTCCAAAGAAAAAGAGtgtgagaaaaagaggaaaGACAAAATGAAGGAAAGCTCTTCATCCTCAAGCTCCAACTTGAAGTTGCTCCTGGAGGAGAAAAAGGGATACGTGTCTGAGAGTGGCAGGTCTGTTTCGACGAAAACCAAGGAGGAGGTTATAAGAACTCCAGAGAAAGAACGGGACCGAAGAGATCGGGACCGGGAGAAAGACTCTGAAAGACACCGAGAtcgggacaaagagagacacagagatcgTTCTCAGCCAGGGAAGGTTAGCAAGAGCAAACCCAACGAGGCCGAGGGAGACAGGGCCAAGTCCAAATCCTCCCCCGCAACCAGGGACTCCCGGCCAAAAGAAAAGAGGCTCGTCAACGACGATCTGATGCAGACCAGCTTTGAGCGCATGCTCAGCCTCAAGGACCAGGAGATCGAGCAGTGGCACCGGAAGCACCTTGAGAAGATCAAGCAGAAGGAGCGCGAGAGGATGAAGCAACGTCCCTCGACGACGGATCCAGGAAAGGTCAAGAGCAAAGACAAGGCAAAGACGGAACCGTGCATGAGTAAAGAGCTGCTGCGCTCAAAGAGTTCCGAGAGCTCCGAGCCCCACGGCAGAGAGAAGCCCCTCAAGGACAGCGCCACTTCCAGGACCCTCTCATTAGATGGCAAGAGCCTCTCGGCAGTTAGCGGGAAGGTCATAGCTGGTATGGAGAACAGCCTAAGCAGGTCGCCCAGGCCTGAGAGCGAGCGATCGGGCCTCATGTCCAGATCTGTGTCCATGGTCTCGGTTGCCAGCTCTGAAGACTCCTGTCAGGCTACCACGCTAACACCAAGACCGGTAGAGTATGATTCGGATCTCACCCTTGAAGCCTCCGACTCCCAGCCGCCTTTCCTACAGTCTTCCCTCGTCTTGCAGGCCACCCGATCACCTGTCGTCCAAGACAAAGACATCAGTCTTCCTGACGCGACTCAATGTCACCGAACTCCGCTGCCCAGCAGACACACATCCCCGTACCTTAGGGCTATTCTTGACGAGGATGCCAACTCTGCATCAGTGGAGGGTAAACCATTTGAAAGTCTGCCAAAGGCCATTGTACCTGGTCACACAAATGAGGAGCCCGTAAATGCTCACACTTCAGAAATCTCTGCCGACACAGAGGAGAGTCATAGTGGTCACAATTTGACACCCCCTAATATACTAAGTGCAAAATCAGATGTCGATGCCAACTCTGAGAGTGAAGTAAACATTCCAGGTGTTCTTCCCCCGCAGGCGTCCGCCTTCAGAGACGTGAAGGAGCCGCTACTTCCTCTGATCAGCTTCTCACAGTCTGACGTTCCACAGCCAGTTGTAGAACACAAAGGGTCTCCTCCCACTGACCACCTTCAAGTGCAGGTGGTCAAGTGTGTCCCTACAGACGGCTCTGTTGATGGAGAGTGCACTCTAAAGGACCCGCCCTCTGTGGACGTGCCCCTGGTATCAGCAGCATCTCTATCTTCCCAGACTCCACCGTCGTCTAACACTAAAACATCTGCACAGTTGTCTAGGCAACAGAATGAAGCCACTCTTAATCCCAGTGTTGAGATGTTTCTGCCAGCCGAAGCTGATGTAGACCCTGGTCTTGACCAGAAAGACGACACTCCTCCCGAGGGTGGAACCAGCAGTGCTGACAGCAGAGAAGTACAAGAGCTCATGGAGAGTGTACCAGCTGGCTGCAGAACCGAGAGGATGAGCAGTCCGCTGCCTTCCACGAGCACCCAGATGCAAGGTGCTAGTTCTGAGGAATCCTCTCCCAGCAAAACCACTGTTGAGCCGACACATGCTCAAGAGGACATGGAAATGGACAGCCATGATTGTAAAACATCAAGAGACTCCAGTGATGTGGCAGGGCCTTGCAGCAATCCCCAGGTCGATAACGGTGAACATGtccgtcctccatcttcctgttTGTCTAGTTGTGTTAGCCCTGAACACAAGACCGAGTTAATGACCGACTCGGATGCGCAGTCTATGGAGAGCAGGAGCAGAAACGCTGAGGTAACAACATCCGAGAAGGAGAACTCTTCAGAAGAAGGCATCTTCATCCCTGAGAGTGGCCCCGAAAGAGCCGAGCCGCCGTGTCCAGAGCCAATGGAGGTGTCCGCTGCAGAAGAGAGGCCAGAAccctcaggtggaggagagcagagtcaGAGCGGCGGGCAGCATGCGGCTCACACTGACCTGAGCGGCAGCAGTGCCTCCGGGAGCTCCTCTCCCCAGTCTGGAGACCGAGATTCGGATTCCTCCGGAGCCAAAGCCAAAGTACGCTCGCtggatgaagagatggacaTGCAGGTGACCCATCCCCGCAAGAGGAAGATGCCCAGAATGTCGctgtcgtcctcctcctcctcctcccaggcctgCCCCACCACACAACAGGGGAAGGACAAGTCACAGCAGTCTCTGGCAGCTATAGTGGACTCTGTGAAGTTGGAGGAGATCCAGCCATACCAGACAGAGAGGGCCAACCCCTACTATGATTTCCTTCACATTCGCAAGAAGATCGAAGAGAAGCGTAAAGTACTGTGCAGCGTCATCCCCCAGCCCCCGCAGTATTACGATGAATATGTGACTTTCAATGGGTCCTACCTCCTAGATGGAAACCCACTCAGCAAGCTCTGTATTCCTACA ATAACCCCGCCTCCTTCTTTACCTGACCAATTGAAAGAGATGTTCAAACAACAAGAGGTTGTCCGCATGAAGCTGCGCTTGCAACACAGcattgagagg GAAAAATTGATTGTTTCTAATGAGCAAGAGGTGTTACGAGTCCATTACCGGGCAGCAAGAACACTAGCCAATCAGACGCTTCCTTTCAGTGCCTGCACAGTCCTTCTGGATGCTGAAGTGTATAATATGCCTCAGGATGTCCAGGCAAGTGGCATGATGTCACATTCTTTAGAATCA GGAGACGATGGCAAGACCTCAGTAAGAGATCGGTTCAACGCAAGGCAGTTCATGTCCTGGTTGCAAGATGTGGACGACAAATTTGATAAACTAAAG ACTTGTCTTTTGATGAGGCAGCAGCATGAGGCGGCAGCTCTTAACGCAGTGCAGCGTCTGGAGTGGCAACTCAAACTGCAGGAGCTGGACCCTGCCACTTACAAGTCCACCAGCATCTTTGAGATCTCAGAGTTCCATATCCCCCTTGTGGAGGTCAACGACGATTTTGACCTCACACCAATATGA